CGCCGCCACGGATAGAGTAGTGGGAATATTCGTAGACCGAAAGATAGAGCACGGACGACAGCATCAATCCCGCCAGGACGGCTGCCGCCAACAGCGCCCCCGATTTCAAAATCGGCAGCGGCTTTCGGTTTTCTTTGAATTCCAGGATGGCCTGAAAAATAAAATAGATGCCGATCATTAGATAGGTGTAATAACAGACCTGAATGTGGGCCCGCAACAGTTGGAAGCCAATGACCAGCGCTGTGATCGCAAAGTAAAATAGATTTTTCTTTTCGAGTAATTGCTTCACCGACCAGAAGATGAGGGGGATCAGCACTACGGAATAGAATTTGGTGTTATGGCCGAAGGCGGTGAAGGCGATGAACTGCGGCAGGAAAGTGACCGCAATGGCCGAAAACAGACAGGCGTAGCGATTGAGGTTCAGCGACTTCAAAAGAAAATAGGTCAGAAATCCCAATAAAACATAATTCAGAATGATCACCATGAACGGCGTCAGTGGGATGATCTGGCTGATGCCCAGGAGGATATAATTGACGATGGTATCGACGATGTTGATCAGCGGTGCTGTGAGGCTGCCCAACGATGGCATGCCCGAAAAGATGTACGGATTCCAGAGGGGATAGATGCCTCGATTCAGCGCATCATTGATAAATGGTTTAAAACTTCGAGAATTGAGTGCGTCTGGCGCTAACAGGGTTTTCCCTTCAAATACGACCTGGTAATAGAAAATAAGCAATAGGATGAACAAAATGATTGCCGTGGCCCAATTGGGATGGCGGGTGAAGAAGCTCTCCTTCGGTTGTTTGGGAGCGGTTTTGACAGCAGCAAATTTTTTGGATTTCTTCTTGGCCATAAAATTATCTCCTTACTCGATTGATGGTCTCGGTTATAATTTTCTGATAGCCTGCAATTTCGGTTGCCCGAAAGAATTTGAATACATATAAAATCACTGGGTAACTCAACACCAGCATGAATTTCACAATGAGAGAAAGAACCGTCGATTCAAAGGTCAGCCTGTTGCCCAGCAGATAGAGCGCTGCACCGATGATGATAATTTTTATGATGCGAAGCCACTCGTAAGGTACAAAATGCAGCCGCTGGGAGACGAAGTACATGGTGATCAACGTGATGCAATAGGCGATGGTGGTGTTCACTGCCGCCGCCATCATACCGTATTGGGGGATGAAAATGATATTCAAGCCGATGTTGATGATCGCCCCCAGGCCGTAGATGATGGTGTAATAGAACGTTTTTACTTTCAGCAGGACGCCGATGTCGACGATCAAAAACAGCCCATAAAATATGTACGCCAGTGCCACCAATGGCACGGCCTTCACGCCGACCAAATACGCTGGAGTGCTGAACAACAGGATGATCTCCCTGGCGAACAGGGAGACAGCTAAAAAGAGCAGCGTTCCCAGTAGCAGAAAATAGGTAAACGCTCCCGCATAGATTTTATTGGCCTCGGGCTTGTGCTGAACGGAAAAGATGAACGGCAGCCAGGCAGTTCGGAACGGCGTTACCAGCAGCATGTTGATGATCATCCCGAACTTGTAGACGATATCGTACTGCCCAACCTCAGCGGCTGAGCCGTACCAGTTCAAGAGATAGCGATCGGCGATGGTGAGGGCGAAGCTGGCCACGGCACCAGGCACCATGGGCAGGCCGAAGTGCAGCAATTTGCCCAGCATCTCTTTTGAAAACGAAAAACCGATGGGCTTGAAAACCGTGATGGCCGCAATAACGAACACGCCGATGGCCGAATAGAGGCTGCTTTTGACCACGCCCAATACGCCCTGGTGCAACACCAGAATGTAGTACAGATTCAGGCCGACCAATAATATGAAATGAACGATATTCAATAGCGAATAGAAAACAGGCCGCTCGATGGCCCGAGCATACGCCAGGGCGAACTGCCGAAACAGATTGAACAAAACCGAACCGAAGATGAATTTCAAATAAATCGCCTGCTGCGCCGATTTGAAGATGAGCAGCGAAATAAATTCGGCCTGGATGAACAAAATGGCCAGGACGATGATCGTCACCGCACCCGAAAAAATGGTGGCTGTGGAGAAGACCGTCCGCCGCTCTGCCTCGGTGGCGCCCTCGTGGTAAAATTTGAATACCGCCGAGGCCAGTCCCAGCGTCAGCACCAGCAGCAGGGTCATCTCAGTGTAGTTGAGCAGCGCAATATCGCCGACCTGATCCGTGGGCAACTTTTTGGTGTACAGCGGAATCAGGAAAAAGGCGATGGCTTTGATGATGGCATCGCCCAGGCCATAGATCAGCGTTTGGCTGGATAGGCGTTTGAAATATTCGATCATGAAAAATTAGGCTTCAATTATAAAAGAGTCTACTCTAAAAAGGTCGGTTTTCACCGAAATTTGTATGAGCCAGTCATTGCGATCTGTCCGCCAGTTGGCGGGCGGAAAAGCGATCTCAACTGGCAGAAGGGATTGTACTCTGGCCAGCATCTTCGACTTCGCTTTGTTTCACTGCGCTTGGAACGACTTCGTCCCAAAATTGATTTTTAGATTGGACTCATAAATCTTATTCAAATTGGCTGCCTTCACGATCCGTTTGTCAATTAGTGGATCGCAAGGGTGCTAATTAGAGCTAAGGCTGAACATCCCCCTGGCCCCTTCAAAGGGGGGAATCGAACATCCCCCCTGGCCCCGCTTCAAAGGGGGGAATTCGAATGGCCCCCTAACCCGCTTCAATGGGGAGAATTCAAACATCCTCCTGAATCCATTGAGCATTTGCAAGGATATTCAAAATTTTCAGCGAGTGCAATATAATAAAAAATTGGTTCTTTTGCAAGCTAAACTCTTGTTCTTAGAACAATCGTCTTGAAATGGGTATGGTATCAAATGATGAAGGGTGAATTTTTAAAAGCCCAAGGAAGAGCCTTTCGTTGGGAGCTCAGAGGATGCGTGAAAACGTCTGCTGTTTCGGTTATTCCGAACGGATCCGTCTGCCATTCGGCGGATGGACGGAGGAGTGAGCAATCTTTATGTCTCAAAAACATCGTCCATTAACCAGTTTCTATGGCAAAATTCCTCCAAACGATAAAATGTCAGGCCGTCCGCCAGTTGGCAATTAAAGTTGACCTTGGTATCCCGAATGTTAGCATTTCATTTAACCTCATTCGCTTATTTCTTGCCTGGGTGTAGTTTTCGTTTTCGATCCTGGATAAGGTAATAAGGTTTTGGGGGTGGGG
This sequence is a window from candidate division KSB1 bacterium. Protein-coding genes within it:
- a CDS encoding oligosaccharide flippase family protein, giving the protein MIEYFKRLSSQTLIYGLGDAIIKAIAFFLIPLYTKKLPTDQVGDIALLNYTEMTLLLVLTLGLASAVFKFYHEGATEAERRTVFSTATIFSGAVTIIVLAILFIQAEFISLLIFKSAQQAIYLKFIFGSVLFNLFRQFALAYARAIERPVFYSLLNIVHFILLVGLNLYYILVLHQGVLGVVKSSLYSAIGVFVIAAITVFKPIGFSFSKEMLGKLLHFGLPMVPGAVASFALTIADRYLLNWYGSAAEVGQYDIVYKFGMIINMLLVTPFRTAWLPFIFSVQHKPEANKIYAGAFTYFLLLGTLLFLAVSLFAREIILLFSTPAYLVGVKAVPLVALAYIFYGLFLIVDIGVLLKVKTFYYTIIYGLGAIINIGLNIIFIPQYGMMAAAVNTTIAYCITLITMYFVSQRLHFVPYEWLRIIKIIIIGAALYLLGNRLTFESTVLSLIVKFMLVLSYPVILYVFKFFRATEIAGYQKIITETINRVRR